A region of Cucumis melo cultivar AY chromosome 2, USDA_Cmelo_AY_1.0, whole genome shotgun sequence DNA encodes the following proteins:
- the LOC103501000 gene encoding phosphoenolpyruvate carboxylase kinase 1 yields the protein MADMIVNSQYQILEEIGRGRFGIITRCFCPISNKFFACKTISKTDLIDETDKECLVKEPKIMALLPPHPNILQLIDVLENDHYLCLISDLCEPLSLYDRIIRRPFSESEAAVVMKQLLQALAHCHSHGVVHRDVKPDNVLFDSRNNLKLIDFGSAEWCDEDGFMYGVVGTPYYVAPEVLRGSEYGRKVDVWSAGVILYTMLAGFPPFYGESAAEVFEAVLRGNLRFPTRVFRSVSSAAKDLMKKMICRDVSRRLSAEQALRHPWILSGGEGTSSVE from the exons ATGGCCGACATGATCGTGAACAGCCAATACCAAATCCTCGAGGAGATCGGAAGAGGAAGGTTCGGAATCATCACTCGCTGCTTCTGCCCAATCTCCAACAAGTTCTTCGCCTGCAAAACCATCTCTAAAACCGATCTCATCGATGAAACTGACAAGGAATGCCTTGTCAAAGAACCCAAAATCATGGCTCTTCTCCCTCCCCATCCCAACATTCTTCAGTTAATCGACGTTCTCGAGAACGACCATTACCTCTGTTTGATTTCCGACCTCTGTGAACCCCTTTCTCTTTACGATCGGATCATCCGTCGTCCCTTTTCTGAATCTGAAGCTGCCGTCGTTATGAAGCAGCTTCTCCAAGCCCTCGCTCACTGTCATTCCCATGGCGTCGTTCATCGCGATGTCAAGCCTGACAATGTGCTCTTCGATTCCAGGAACAATTTGAAACTCATCGATTTCGGATCGGCTGAGTGGTGTGATGAAGACGGATTTATGTACGGTGTCGTCGGAACGCCTTATTACGTTGCGCCCGAAGTTTTGAGAGGATCTGAGTACGGCCGGAAGGTCGACGTGTGGAGTGCCGGTGTGATTCTTTACACGATGTTGGCCGGATTTCCCCCGTTCTACGGTGAATCTGCGGCGGAGGTCTTTGAGGCTGTTCTTAGAGGAAATCTTAGATTTCCGACTAGGGTTTTTAGGTCGGTTTCTTCAGCGGCTAAGGAtctgatgaagaagatgatttgTCGAGATGTTTCTAGAAGACTCTCAGCCGAACAAGCTCTCA GACACCCATGGATATTGAGTGGAGGAGAAGGAACATCTTCAGTtgaataa